Proteins from a single region of Helicoverpa armigera isolate CAAS_96S chromosome 21, ASM3070526v1, whole genome shotgun sequence:
- the LOC110379283 gene encoding LOW QUALITY PROTEIN: vacuolar protein sorting-associated protein 16B (The sequence of the model RefSeq protein was modified relative to this genomic sequence to represent the inferred CDS: inserted 2 bases in 1 codon) yields the protein MEDDDYWNTSETKAKAFSFDDDVLSTQEILAIGQNSYPGQKEESIFSNVNITTVKSAAVPLNSLVSSKVLDLILLAQSGKDPSKETKLEPVETVAMTLKRLTLGRSCSLXVHRSMKSKTELLDGALAIGDGNAVLTVVLFLIQTLNKKLVYELLSSRPVALNHYIAFLQNEGKITELTDLLTMLGRSPEAAMYQFQHAVKTQGNNIDVLFRKLSNLLANHFNQPGVDQHQAKMVADYIKLLEWQKHINKPDLKYTSVIQWLAHNCSHHWHEGAGNAMSPLTLCQRHQITPLQYDWVVLNVHAKAGKWDIVESLFTKKDWFGRTTVSSNIPIESLVARLHELRGSTQLLATCVNRVASSDDRLRLAHIYKIHSVVIETLAKQKDRAALTNYKMTLSPQSEEYILADNTLRDNSIKWKN from the exons atggaAGACGATGACTATTGGAATACCAGTGAAACAAAGGCCAAAGCTTTTAgttttgatgatgatgtt TTATCTACGCAAGAGATTCTGGCCATTGGTCAGAATTCTTACCCGGGACAGAAGGAAGAAAGCATCTTTAGCAATGTGAACATCACCACTGTCAAGTCAGCTGCCGTCCCTCTCAACAGCCTGGTGTCATCTAAAGTTTTAGATctca TCCTCCTAGCACAATCCGGCAAGGACCCATCAAAGGAAACAAAGCTGGAACCAGTGGAGACGGTAGCCATGACTCTCAAGAGACTGACGCTGGGTAGAAGCTGTTCCTT CGTGCATCGCAGCATGAAGAGTAAGACTGAGCTGCTTGATGGAGCGTTGGCTATCGGAGATGGGAATGCTGTGCTTACT gtggtGCTTTTCCTaatacaaacattaaataagaaGCTAGTATATGAGCTGCTATCATCAAGACCAGTTGCATTAAACCACTACATTGCCTTCTTACAAAATGAAGGGAAAATTACTGAACTCACTGATTTGCTCAC AATGTTGGGCAGAAGTCCAGAGGCAGCT atGTACCAGTTCCAACATGCAGTGAAGACTCAAGGCAACAATATAGATGTGCTATTCAGAAAGTTGTCCAATTTGTTGGCCAACCATTTCAACCAACCCGGAGTTGACCAACATCAGGCTAAAATGGTCGCGGATTATATCAAGTTGTTGG aaTGGCAGAAACACATAAACAAACCAGACTTGAAGTACACATCAGTGATACAGTGGCTTGCACATAATTGTAGTCACCATTGGCACGAGGGCGCGGGGAACGCGATGTCACCTCTCACGCTTTGCCAAAGACATCAG ATAACTCCCCTACAATACGACTGGGTAGTTCTGAATGTTCACGCCAAAGCCGGGAAATGGGATATTGTAGAATCTCTGTTTACTAAAAAA GACTGGTTCGGCCGCACCACAGTATCGTCGAACATCCCCATAGAGTCGCTAGTAGCGCGGCTTCACGAGCTGCGCGGGAGCACGCAGCTACTCGCTACTTGTGTCAACAGAGTAGCCAGCAGCGACGACCGACTCCGCCTCGCGCATATTTATAAG ATCCACTCAGTAGTAATAGAAACTCTAGCGAAGCAGAAGGATCGTGCAGCGCTCACCAACTACAAGATGACGCTCAGTCCCCAGTCCGAGGAGTATATACTGGCTGACAACACTCTTAGAGATAAC tcAATAAAATGGAAGAATTAG